CACTGGCTCAGGCGCGCCAAGCACACGGCGCCGCTCGACACGGAGCTGCTCTTCGCCGGCGCGCACTTCGCCCGCGTCGCGCTGGCCAGTGCGGGGGCCATGGTCCGGGCGGGAAACACGGAGGCATACCGCGCCGTGGCGGTGGCCGACAGGGCGGGCGTCGCGCTCGGGAGCGCAGGGGTGGCCGAGTTCGTCAGGGAGAGCACGACGGGGGTGTTTCGGCTGGAGCTCAAGGTTGTCGGGGAGCTCAGGTACCCGCCGGGCCAACACCTGCACAGGCGGGACGCGCTCTGCCCGCTGGAGCTGCTGCAGCGGAGGGGGAGAGGCCACGACGCAAGGAGAGGCCGCGGCGGAGAGGGAAGGCGCGAGTAGAGGCCACGGCGGCACGATCAGAGGCCGCGGCGGAGAGGGAAGGCGCGAGTAGAGGCCACGGCGGCACGAGCAGAGGCCGCGGCGCGAGCAGGGGCAGGTCCGGCGCAAGCGGGGGCCGCGGTGATGCGAGAGGAGCTCGGGCTCGAGGGGATCCttccctcgatccagaccgcgcgcCGCCGtgcgggggttttctgcaaaaaaaaatgccacgtcggcagctgacaggtgggccccgccggtcagatacactgtcaatacgCGTTTATACATGATTTAGACCTTGTTGTAACGTCTAGCCCCAGACttggtactgacatgtaaaaattatCAAACTTGATACCAATGTACCTTCAATGGCCCAATTGTGATACTTTTGTGCAATTTACTCGTATATTCCAGGCGAGGCCCTCCGGCAATTGTCGACCTGTCCTACTGGTTGCTGTTAGTGCAATTACTGTTGCTCCAGGTGCTTGATTTTAGCGCCGATTTTATTTACTGTGCATAGCAGCGCCCATGGCCTAATGGATAAGGCGTCTGACTTCTAATCAGGCGATTGTGGGTTCGAGTCCCACTGGGcgtgctcctctttttttttgccatTTTCCCTTCTTCTGTATTAATTTATTGTTTTTTCTTTTGGAATTATGGTATCATGTAAACGGCTAGTCAGCATTAATTATTAATTTATTATTATTGTCTTGCAGTGGCGGTACTACATGCATGTGTTTTGTGGTGCCTATTGATGTATCTCAAATAGGAGTGCGTGGCCAAAGATGGTGCACGGTTTGTTATTGTCtattattccctccgtcccaaaatataataaCGTTTTTTTTATTTTGNNNNNNNNNNNNNNNNNNNNNNNNNNNNNNNNNNNNNNNNNNNNNNNNNNNNNNNNNNNNNNNNNNNNNNNNNNNNNNNNNNNNNNNNNNNNNNNNNNNNNNNNNNNNNNNNNNNNNNNNNNNNNNNNNNNNNNNNNNNNNNNNNNNNNNNNNNNNNNNNNNNNNNNNNNNNNNNNNNNNNNNNNNNNNNNNNNNNNNNNNNNNNNNNNNNNNNNNNNNNNNNNNNNNNNNNNNNNNNNNNNNNNNNNNNNNNNNNNNNNNNNNNNNNNNNNNNNNNNNNNNNNNNNNNNNNNNNNNNNNNNNNNNNNNNNNNNNNNNNNNNNNNNNNNNNNNNNNNNNNNNNNNNNNNNNNNNNNNNNNNNNNNNNNNNNNNNNNNNNNNNNNNNNNNNNNNNNNNNNNNNNNNNNNNNNNNNNNNNNNNNNNNNNNNNNNNNNNNNNNNNNNNNNNNNNNNNNNNNNNNNNNNNNNNNNNNNNNNNNNNNNNNNNNNNNNNNNNNNNNNNNNNNNNNNNNNNNNNNNNNNNNNNNNNNNNNNNNNNNNNNNNNNNNNNNNNNNNNNNNNNNNNNNNNNNNNNNNNNNNNNNNNNNNNNNNNNNNNNNNNNNNNNNNNNNNNNNNNNNNNNNNNNNNNNNNNNNNNNNNNNNNNNNNNNNNNNNNNNNNNNNNNNNNNNNNNNNNNNNNNNNNNNNNNNNNNNNNNNNNNNNNNNNNNNNNNNNNNGAGTAGCTGGACGGAGGAGACAGTGATCGCAACCCCGACCGAGGTCCAAAACTGCCGTGCAAACGGGCAGGCGAAGATGAGATGGTCCGCCGACTCCAGCGTGGCCGAGCAGATGGGGCATCCCGCACCGGCCGGTTCCACGATGTGCTTCCGCAGAAGGACATCCCTTGTGTGGATCCGAGCCTGAACTAGCAGCCAAGCAAAGAAGCGGACCCTGCTGGGGGCGTAGTTGGCCCAGACGAAGTCGATGAACGACGCTCTCACACCGCCAAAGTGGCAGAGCTGGTAGACCCCAGCGGAAGAGAGCGAGGCACCTTTGGCACAGCCAGGGCGAAGGGTCCGCTCATCCGGGGTCGACGTCAGAGCCATCGCCTGGATGATGGGGAGAAGGGCAACACGCTCGCGGGCACCGGCATGGTTTAGGCGCGGGACGAGCCCCCTGTCTAGGCCATGTTGGATGACATGAGCAACCGAGACATCTGGCTGGGTGGCGTGGGAACAAAGGGAGCTCACAACACtaatgtcaaaaacgttcttatattatgggacggtggGAGTATAAGTTTGAACATCTCCATAACTATTGACACATCTTCAAATGCGTTGGCTGATAATCCCATGATATAACCATCGACGAATGGCAAGATTGGCTTTCTCCATGCCATATTTTTTGTCGCCCGGGTTTCTGATAATGTAATGGGTGTCGGCGGCGGCAAAATGGCATGCAGAGCAAATCGAGTGGTGTAAGGTGGTGTTGCTGTGTGACATTGCGGCTGCCCCCAGATCGATTCAAGCTCTGTTTGAATGTTTTAGTTCATCATCAATGCTTTGGATCCCTGAGGGCCTTGTGGAGAGTATTATGAATTGTATTCGTTGTTTCAAGTAGTTGTTTATGTCTTATGAGTATTCACTACACTTTATGTGTCTTATATTGCAGATTTACcctacatactgcaaaagctgagcaCCTAAGGTGAACATCAACTGAAATATACACAAAACCATGGCCCGTGAAGGTGACCTTTAACTAAAGTTTTGCTTCAGTTGTGCTTTAAGGGCAATCTACTTACTCACAATAATAGCATTCAGGAAAAGGTACTAGATATTCATCTACACTGGATAGTACATAAAGTTTTGAACATTCGTCTACACTGAAATTTCTAATTATCAAAGCAACGGACTTGTGATCACAGTTGACAATTTTGTATTATGTGAAAAGAAAACGTATCAACCGCTAGGAAAATAATACTAAAATGTACAGAGATAGTCATCATCAACAGATGATCACATAATATTCACTGAGGATTACAATCCACAGAATCATTGGCGGTGCACTCTGCATAGCAAAAGTGCAAAACACATGCGCACACTTCAAAGTTTAGCATCTGGTACGTGAGATGGTAGCAACAAATTCTAGATGTTTGCATGGTAGAATCCAGTTACCAAAGAGAGAACAAATGCTAGCAAAATACTGGAACACCCCAGTTCAGGTTTCTTCATGTTTCACAATAACAAGGGCTTCTCTCCTCGCTCACAAAAACAAAGAGGGGCTTGAGCAAGGCACATAAAGCTCATGGCTAATGCGCGCATCTTCACTATGGCTGCGGCGTTACCTTCACCTGAACCCGCAGATGGACTTTGCCGTCAATGAAGTGGCTGTCGTCAGCAATGAACTTCGACCAAGGAATCATGCATCCAACACCTCGCCTAATATTGCTGGTGGTGGCGCGACAGTGCTTGGTGATGAACTTGAGTGACGGTCTGGTCTTAAACCCGATGATATAATCTATTGCCCCGCTTACTGCCTCCTTGTCTTCTTCTAGCATCTTTATTGAGATGCCAAAATATGGTACTTGCTCTATCATCCTGCGGTCTGCCAGGAGGAGGAAGCCACGCCCCGCGCAATGGAACGGCTGCGAACGCAGAACTCCTGACACGAAGAGCCCCAAGCACTTCTCGCGCTTTATGGTGAAGTTGATTATACAAGACGGGTGATCAATTAGTACGGCATCGGTCATGCTGAGAGCTCGTGGCACCAGTGGAAGTAACCGCGAACTCAAGATCTGGTGTCTCTCTTCTGAATTTGGGTACTGCAAACAGGCCCACCTGAGCAGGAAATCGTAGATGGGTCCTTCAGATTCCATCCCGAGGCGATTCCTTGATAAGATGGCCAGAATCCCAGCGAGAGGGACCCTCATCAGTTCATCTTGGAACCTGAAATGAGATTAAACCATGCCTTGAGATAATGATTTTGTCACAACAACGTCCACATGTTTCCTCAAAAAGGATAAAAGATACTGTATATCTGAAAATCAAATGGGGATCACTTACTTTGTCGACAGGAATTCCTTGTACCTTTCAGCAAGGAATGTCTTGGCTGCCTCTTTGACGGCAGATGCCATTGAGATGGAACGTGGGAGATCTAGGCACCTCACTGCCGATTCTGGCGTCATAGGCTGGTCTATGAGCCGCTGACCGCAGAGCTTCATGCAAGATACAACCTCAAATTTATCAGCAGCCATCAAAATATCGACCAGAAGAGTGGGCTCGGTTGTTGGTGTCAACTTTCCACAATACATGAAGCGTAAAAGCTCAATGAAGGCCTTTTCCTCTGTTCCAAGTAAGAAATGAAAGCAAGGAGGCATAAGGACTAATGAAACAGTTCAATTAAATCTCAAACTGGCAACAGTTAAATAAACAAGTACAGAAAGAAAAGGGATAGCTATTTTTTATGCATAGATGGTTATGTAATTATGACCGTTGATTTTCGGTAATCGGTCAGGAGAAACTATAATGCACAAAAGAATACAAAATATCCATTTCATAGATAAGGTCTGTGGGGGAAATGAGAGTAACCAATATATCATGAAAATTAAAAAATGTGGCAAGAAACTCCAAAACAGCTCCCTCTCTAACATAAGCAATCATCTTTTAAATTCTAAAAGAGGTAATCATATTTTTAATTCATTAAATAAATAAATCAACAATACGATAACAGGAAACTGGAATCATCAGTTATAAGATGAAGATTGTCAGAGTACAGTGAACACTGTACCTGAATCAACAATTGTAACTGTTGCATGTCTCTGGTCAGACTCTTTCATGCCATTTGAGAAAAGCTGAGAAGCACGCAGCTTATTAGAAAGCTAATTTCACTGATTATAGAACAAATACATTTTTCAGGTCATCAGAATTACCTTGAGAAAAAAAGGATTTTGTGCAGCAAGAATCGCCGAACTAATGTGTATGGTATTGACTCGTAAAACTGGTGTACCCATCAGTGCCATAAGTGTACAAGAGGAGTCATCAATATCTTCTCCACCATCGCCTGCAAAAAATAAAAGCAGATAAACACAGAGAAACATGCAAAGCTAGGGGGTAGAACGGTGGAAGGCACATAACAGAATTACTAGAGAAATTTTGCTGTTACACTAAATATACGAAGGATCGCACCTGCTCATATAATCATGAAACAATCACTTCATGTTCCAACTTCCAAGTATACATTCAAGGGTCAGCGACGCATTTGTTGATAATAATTTGGTCTTGCCTTTTTATTCTGGACCTTTTGGTTTTTCATTTAAAGATACAATTATTAGCAGATTCAACATTAGTCATCAAGCAACACATGTTTCTTGTGGAAGATGTAAAATAACTGGCCACCTTGTTCCTTTAATCTCAGGCTGAAGCATGCATTGTGCTACCTGGATCAGACCTACTTACACGCCACACGGACCATATGCATACAGAGTTACAGACACATGACCTGTATGTATGCACCTCCACAGCAATATACGGACCTATCACACACAAATTATTCGGAATCTGTTTAGTTGTGCAGAGGCTATATATTCTCAACTTGTATAATGGTATGATGTAGTTTGAACACCACTGCTGCTGTAAtttcttctgaaaaaattacgtcaGAGAAAATGGAATGCATTTTAGAGTAACCCAGCAGCACCTAGAAATCTAAAACTAAAAAGGATCTTGTATAAAATATATCAACCCACATCCTAATCACGGCTAGTGGCTAATGATGGTACTGTGCCCGTACGCACCTTGGGCGTCCTCGCGGCGGCGCTTGCGGCTGGCGCCGGAGCCGGAGGCGGCCGCGTCGTGGCTGCGGACGATCTCTATACGCAGCACCCTGTCGGAGAAGGCCTCGTTGTCGAAGGCGAACTCGAAGCCCCCCGCGTCCACCTCCGCCCCCGTCGACGCGTCGTCTCCGGCCATGCGCGCGCCGTCTCCAGACCCTGGAAGCACCGGTGGCCCTAACCCTAGCACTGGTGGCAGATTCATAAAAAACCCCGCCGCTGTCTACAAACTGCAAATAGCTGAATTAGCGTTAGCTGACAGATTAATTTCCTCTGGAGCATCCGATGGTTCTCGTTCACGCGAACATATATTTTCGATCCCAACCAAGGGACACGTTTTCCTGCTACCTGACGGGAACAATTTTTTTGCCGGATGAAACATTTTTCAGTGTCAATGAAACACGTCTTCACATTTTACATACACATtacacatttttcatatacatcggGAACATGTTTTTACACATATTTCACATTTTTCAAATATAAGTTTTGATGTCTGCTGTTTTTAGACACATTGTACATTTTCGTATACATCTAAAACATTTCTTTATATGTTTATCGTTTTCCCAAATATATAATTAACATTTAAATACATGATTTTTTCAATATgtgttaaacatttttcaaatgcacatGAAAACAATTTTTGAATGATacaaaacattttttaaaactaTACGAGAACTTTTACATTTAGGATTTTTTTAAAAATGCTATAAACATAGTTTTGAAACTCATGGACAGTTTTACATGTTTTGAATTATTACATG
Above is a window of Triticum dicoccoides isolate Atlit2015 ecotype Zavitan chromosome 5B, WEW_v2.0, whole genome shotgun sequence DNA encoding:
- the LOC119306136 gene encoding BTB/POZ domain-containing protein POB1-like is translated as MAGDDASTGAEVDAGGFEFAFDNEAFSDRVLRIEIVRSHDAAASGSGASRKRRREDAQGDGGEDIDDSSCTLMALMGTPVLRVNTIHISSAILAAQNPFFLKLFSNGMKESDQRHATVTIVDSEEKAFIELLRFMYCGKLTPTTEPTLLVDILMAADKFEVVSCMKLCGQRLIDQPMTPESAVRCLDLPRSISMASAVKEAAKTFLAERYKEFLSTKFQDELMRVPLAGILAILSRNRLGMESEGPIYDFLLRWACLQYPNSEERHQILSSRLLPLVPRALSMTDAVLIDHPSCIINFTIKREKCLGLFVSGVLRSQPFHCAGRGFLLLADRRMIEQVPYFGISIKMLEEDKEAVSGAIDYIIGFKTRPSLKFITKHCRATTSNIRRGVGCMIPWSKFIADDSHFIDGKVHLRVQVKVTPQP